The following are encoded in a window of Sutcliffiella horikoshii genomic DNA:
- a CDS encoding DUF948 domain-containing protein — protein sequence MSELLYISAIIVAIAFLILVIFVSKTLLSVQGTLNQVAGTLGGIEKQMQGITSETEQILHKTNVLMDDIQDKSQQLNTVVTAVKDVGTSIQGFNHSVSRLSNNVAHQLDQNQDKVSQVVQWSNVAMEIVDKWNERKQKNKINKI from the coding sequence TTGAGTGAATTGCTTTACATTAGCGCAATTATTGTAGCTATTGCTTTTTTAATATTGGTTATATTTGTTTCCAAAACTCTTCTTTCCGTGCAAGGCACTTTAAATCAAGTTGCCGGTACATTAGGTGGAATTGAAAAACAGATGCAAGGGATCACATCCGAGACAGAGCAGATCCTACATAAAACCAATGTATTAATGGATGACATTCAAGATAAGTCGCAACAACTTAATACGGTTGTAACTGCTGTAAAGGATGTTGGAACTTCCATTCAAGGATTTAATCATTCCGTTTCACGTTTATCTAATAATGTTGCACATCAACTAGATCAAAACCAGGATAAGGTGTCGCAAGTTGTTCAATGGTCTAATGTGGCCATGGAAATTGTCGACAAATGGAATGAGAGAAAACAGAAAAACAAAATCAACAAAATTTGA
- the ccpA gene encoding catabolite control protein A encodes MNVTIYDVAREANVSMATVSRVVNGNPNVKPTTRKKVLEAIERLGYRPNAVARGLASKKTTTVGVIIPDISNIFYAELARGIEDIATMYKYNIILSNSDQNVDKELHLLNTMLGKQVDGIVFMSGNITEELAAEFERSPVPIVLAASIEKDNKVPSVTIDYVQASFDAVTALIEKGHKRVGYVSGLFEEPINGEKKLTGYKRALEEAGLSYDEEIVIEGDYSYDSGIEAVEKLIGMKDRPTAIFVGTDEMALGVIHGAQDNGLNIPEDIEVIGFDNTRLATMVRPQLSTVVQPMYDIGAVAMRLLTKFMNKEKVEDQTVVLPHRIEFRRSTK; translated from the coding sequence ATGAATGTAACGATTTATGATGTTGCAAGAGAAGCGAATGTTTCCATGGCAACGGTTTCCCGAGTAGTAAACGGAAACCCGAATGTAAAACCAACCACAAGAAAAAAAGTGTTGGAAGCAATTGAACGTCTTGGTTATCGTCCCAATGCAGTAGCCAGAGGGCTAGCAAGCAAAAAAACAACAACAGTAGGAGTTATCATCCCTGATATCTCCAATATCTTCTATGCAGAGCTTGCTCGCGGAATTGAAGATATTGCAACGATGTATAAATACAATATTATCTTAAGCAATTCCGATCAAAATGTGGACAAGGAATTACACCTGTTAAACACGATGCTTGGCAAACAAGTAGATGGAATTGTTTTCATGAGTGGTAATATAACAGAAGAACTGGCTGCTGAATTTGAAAGATCACCAGTACCTATTGTATTAGCAGCATCGATTGAAAAGGACAATAAAGTGCCATCAGTGACCATTGATTATGTTCAAGCCTCTTTTGACGCTGTAACAGCATTAATTGAAAAAGGGCATAAACGAGTTGGTTATGTGTCAGGTCTTTTTGAAGAACCAATCAACGGTGAGAAAAAATTGACTGGCTATAAACGTGCACTAGAAGAAGCAGGTCTTTCTTATGATGAGGAGATCGTGATAGAAGGTGACTATTCTTACGATTCCGGTATAGAAGCTGTGGAAAAACTTATCGGAATGAAGGATCGTCCAACAGCCATTTTTGTTGGAACGGATGAAATGGCTTTGGGAGTCATTCATGGTGCTCAGGACAACGGACTAAACATCCCAGAAGATATTGAAGTAATCGGTTTTGATAACACTAGACTGGCAACAATGGTCCGTCCGCAGCTCTCTACAGTTGTACAACCGATGTATGATATCGGGGCAGTAGCCATGAGACTATTAACGAAATTTATGAACAAAGAGAAAGTAGAAGACCAAACTGTCGTACTTCCACATAGAATTGAATTTAGACGCTCAACAAAATAA
- a CDS encoding cell division protein FtsA: MMLHRDGESSLIFALDIGTRSVVGLLLEQDKSKFRIKDIVVKEHEERAMLDGQIHDILAVSKVITYVKEKLEEKHGPLKKVCVAAAGRALKTQTAYAIQDIKGKALFTEDDIFLLELSAVQEAQRKLLQESEIDSANQYFCVGYSVLRYYLDEEEIGSLLDQRGEKASVEIISTFLPKIVVESLISALQRSNLQLEALTLEPIAAINALIPPSMRRLNIALVDIGAGTSDVAISMDGTVTAYGMVPVAGDEITEGLSDAFLLDFPQAEQAKRDLLHKEDITFTDILGFEQTLSKQEMVDQIYSSIEKLASSITKEIKRQNNQIAPKAVMLVGGGSLTPSLPLLIAEKLGLPENRVAIRGVDAIGQLDQTDLPVKGPEFITPIGIAIAAKEKPIEYVSVTVNELPVRLFDVKKLTIGDSLLAAGISINKLVGKPGLALMVEVNGKGITCPGSFGEAPKILKNGQPAQSFDPIENGDAIMVEKGVDGKAAAITVREVVGTTLPIVSVAVNGKAEAINPSILLNGHPVSLDQQLEDRDKVTFTYPETIRDLLLQSNEIAEKDLEPFHLFINDEKTNLSPFSVQVKKNGKQVTLHDHFSNEDSIVWEKGSTPTVKMLAINQQYETKQEIAVTYKGQRVVLSKVLLEFYRNGKLLEEEDILHRGDHLQVMIRRKEPFIFQDMFRFVDIDRPKGAGSFMLKKNGMEASFYDFIDHGDELDIEWKSKVLEVNLEDKA, from the coding sequence ATGATGCTACATAGGGATGGTGAATCTTCTTTGATTTTCGCATTGGATATTGGAACAAGGTCAGTGGTAGGACTACTGTTAGAACAAGATAAGAGTAAGTTCCGCATCAAGGATATAGTAGTAAAAGAGCACGAAGAACGCGCCATGTTGGATGGTCAAATTCATGATATTTTGGCAGTTTCTAAAGTAATTACATATGTGAAAGAAAAGTTAGAAGAAAAACATGGACCATTAAAAAAAGTATGTGTCGCTGCAGCAGGAAGAGCCTTAAAAACACAGACGGCCTATGCGATTCAAGATATTAAAGGGAAAGCACTTTTTACAGAAGACGATATATTTTTATTAGAACTTTCCGCTGTTCAGGAAGCGCAAAGGAAGTTACTCCAAGAAAGTGAGATTGACTCAGCAAACCAATATTTCTGTGTAGGATACTCAGTTCTAAGGTATTACTTGGATGAAGAAGAGATTGGCAGCCTGCTCGATCAAAGAGGGGAAAAAGCATCTGTTGAGATTATTTCCACATTCTTACCTAAAATCGTAGTAGAATCATTGATTTCAGCCCTTCAACGGTCGAACCTTCAACTTGAAGCCCTGACACTTGAACCGATTGCAGCGATTAATGCCCTCATTCCTCCTTCTATGCGAAGATTGAATATCGCCTTAGTAGACATTGGTGCTGGTACATCTGACGTGGCCATCTCCATGGATGGGACTGTCACTGCATACGGAATGGTCCCTGTTGCTGGGGATGAAATTACAGAAGGTTTGAGTGATGCTTTTCTACTTGACTTCCCACAGGCCGAACAAGCAAAACGCGACTTGCTCCATAAGGAGGATATTACCTTTACCGATATTCTTGGCTTTGAACAAACTCTCTCCAAACAAGAAATGGTAGATCAGATTTACTCCTCGATAGAGAAACTCGCTTCCTCTATCACAAAGGAGATTAAGAGGCAAAATAACCAAATAGCCCCTAAAGCTGTCATGCTTGTGGGAGGTGGAAGCCTTACCCCTTCTCTCCCTTTGCTCATTGCTGAAAAACTGGGCTTACCTGAAAATCGTGTAGCAATTCGAGGCGTAGACGCGATTGGGCAATTGGATCAAACAGACCTCCCTGTAAAAGGACCTGAATTTATCACGCCTATCGGGATTGCCATTGCTGCAAAGGAAAAACCAATCGAATACGTTTCTGTCACCGTCAATGAGCTTCCCGTTCGTTTATTTGATGTGAAAAAGCTGACCATTGGAGACAGCCTTTTAGCTGCGGGGATTAGCATCAACAAATTGGTTGGGAAGCCAGGCTTGGCATTAATGGTTGAGGTGAACGGGAAAGGAATTACATGTCCAGGAAGTTTTGGCGAAGCACCGAAGATTTTAAAAAATGGACAGCCAGCTCAAAGTTTTGATCCTATTGAAAATGGTGATGCCATTATGGTGGAAAAAGGCGTGGATGGAAAAGCAGCCGCGATTACTGTCCGTGAGGTTGTAGGAACAACGTTACCTATCGTTTCCGTAGCTGTAAACGGCAAAGCTGAAGCTATCAATCCAAGTATACTCCTTAACGGTCATCCAGTCTCATTGGACCAACAACTCGAAGACCGCGATAAGGTTACATTCACCTACCCGGAAACCATAAGGGACCTTCTGTTGCAGAGCAATGAAATTGCAGAAAAGGATCTTGAGCCATTTCACTTATTCATAAACGACGAGAAAACCAACCTTTCACCATTTTCTGTCCAAGTGAAGAAGAATGGAAAACAAGTCACTTTACATGACCATTTTTCCAATGAAGACAGTATTGTCTGGGAAAAAGGAAGCACACCTACAGTAAAAATGCTTGCTATCAATCAACAGTATGAAACCAAACAAGAAATAGCCGTCACTTATAAAGGGCAAAGAGTTGTCTTGAGTAAGGTGTTGCTTGAATTTTATCGCAATGGGAAGTTGCTTGAAGAGGAGGATATCCTACATAGAGGCGACCACCTGCAAGTGATGATCAGGCGCAAGGAGCCATTCATTTTTCAAGATATGTTCCGCTTCGTCGATATAGACAGACCAAAAGGCGCTGGATCCTTTATGTTAAAGAAAAATGGCATGGAAGCCTCTTTCTACGACTTTATCGACCATGGGGATGAACTAGACATAGAGTGGAAAAGTAAAGTCCTAGAAGTCAACTTGGAAGATAAGGCTTGA
- the murC gene encoding UDP-N-acetylmuramate--L-alanine ligase: MTIYHFVGIKGSGMSALAGILDDMHFQVQGSDIEKRFFTQKGLEEKGITILPFDKDNITEDMTVIAGNAFPDTHEEIEAAKELNIPVIRYPQFLGQFMEKYTSIAVTGAHGKTSTTGLLSHVIQGAKPTSYLIGDGTGRGVEDSEYFVFEACEYKRHFLSYYPDYTIMTNIDFDHPDYFGSIDDVFSAFQEMAMQVKKGIIACGDDEYLQKIQAKVPVIYYGFGEENDFQARHVEKSTEGTTFDVYVRNNHYATFKINGYGDHNIMNSLAVIALCHYEEIPVDVIQSQLLTFEGVKRRFSEKVIGSQVLIDDYAHHPTEIRATIDAANQKYPDRDVIAVFQPHTFTRTQTFLNEFAESLSGADHVYLCDIFGSARENQGKLTINDLLDKIDRAEILSEEGTALLAKHENSVIIFMGAGDVTKFQEAYEKSLQHEVE, translated from the coding sequence ATGACCATTTATCATTTTGTTGGTATTAAAGGTTCAGGAATGAGTGCCCTTGCCGGGATATTGGACGATATGCACTTTCAAGTACAAGGTTCAGATATTGAAAAGAGATTCTTTACCCAAAAGGGTCTCGAAGAAAAAGGAATCACCATCCTTCCTTTTGACAAGGACAACATAACGGAAGATATGACGGTTATTGCCGGTAATGCATTTCCTGACACGCATGAGGAGATAGAAGCGGCAAAAGAACTTAATATACCAGTTATTCGCTACCCGCAATTCCTGGGTCAGTTTATGGAGAAATATACCAGTATTGCTGTTACGGGAGCACACGGAAAAACTTCTACTACTGGATTGCTCTCCCATGTCATACAAGGAGCAAAGCCTACTTCTTATCTTATTGGAGATGGCACTGGTCGTGGAGTAGAAGATAGTGAATATTTTGTATTCGAGGCATGTGAGTATAAGAGACATTTCTTGTCTTACTATCCAGATTATACGATCATGACAAACATCGACTTCGATCATCCGGATTATTTCGGCAGTATCGATGATGTGTTTTCTGCATTCCAGGAGATGGCTATGCAAGTGAAAAAGGGTATCATCGCTTGTGGAGATGATGAGTATCTGCAAAAAATCCAAGCAAAAGTTCCCGTGATTTATTACGGCTTTGGCGAAGAAAATGATTTCCAAGCACGACATGTGGAAAAATCGACAGAAGGTACCACATTTGATGTATATGTACGTAACAACCATTATGCTACTTTTAAAATAAATGGATATGGAGACCACAACATCATGAACTCCTTGGCTGTAATCGCATTGTGTCACTATGAGGAGATTCCAGTAGATGTGATTCAAAGCCAGTTGCTTACATTTGAAGGAGTTAAACGAAGATTTTCTGAAAAAGTAATAGGCTCTCAAGTATTGATTGATGATTATGCGCATCACCCTACTGAGATTCGTGCGACTATTGATGCAGCCAACCAAAAGTATCCAGATCGCGATGTGATTGCTGTATTCCAACCGCATACATTTACAAGAACTCAAACATTCTTAAATGAATTTGCGGAAAGTTTAAGCGGTGCTGATCATGTTTACCTATGCGATATTTTCGGTTCTGCCCGTGAAAATCAAGGAAAGCTTACGATCAATGATTTGTTGGATAAAATAGACCGTGCAGAAATCTTGTCAGAAGAAGGAACTGCATTATTGGCGAAGCATGAAAATAGCGTCATTATTTTCATGGGTGCGGGTGATGTCACCAAGTTCCAAGAAGCATATGAAAAGTCCCTTCAACACGAAGTGGAATAA
- a CDS encoding bifunctional 3-deoxy-7-phosphoheptulonate synthase/chorismate mutase, with translation MSHNELDALRKQVEELNLQLLEVINKRGELVQEIGKLKEAQGVNRYDPVRERKMLDLITEHNDGPFETSTLQHLFKEIFKAGLELQKDDHRKALLVSRKKKPEDTVVEVKGVKIGDGSQNFIVGPCAVESYEQVAQVAQAAKAQGIKLLRGGAFKPRTSPYDFQGLGLEGLKILKRVGDEFDMAIISEIINPADIEVACDYVDVIQIGARNMQNFELLKAAGAVKKPVLLKRGLAATIDEFINAAEYIISQGNDQIILCERGIRTYEKATRNTLDISAVPILKKETHLPVFVDVTHSTGRKDLLLPTAKAALAIGADGVMAEVHPDPAVALSDAAQQMDIDEFNEFITELRSHYAYKS, from the coding sequence ATGAGTCATAACGAATTAGATGCCTTGCGAAAACAAGTCGAAGAACTAAACTTACAACTATTAGAGGTTATTAACAAGCGCGGTGAGCTTGTCCAAGAAATTGGAAAGCTTAAAGAGGCGCAAGGTGTAAATCGATATGACCCTGTCCGTGAGAGAAAAATGTTGGACCTGATCACGGAACATAACGATGGACCTTTCGAAACTTCCACTTTACAGCATTTATTCAAAGAGATTTTCAAAGCAGGTCTTGAACTGCAAAAAGATGATCATAGAAAAGCTTTACTGGTATCCCGTAAGAAAAAACCGGAAGATACGGTTGTTGAAGTAAAAGGAGTAAAAATTGGCGATGGATCTCAAAACTTCATCGTCGGCCCTTGCGCAGTTGAAAGTTATGAACAGGTTGCCCAAGTTGCCCAAGCAGCAAAAGCGCAAGGAATTAAACTTCTGCGTGGTGGGGCATTCAAGCCAAGAACATCTCCATACGACTTCCAAGGACTGGGATTAGAAGGTTTAAAGATATTAAAACGTGTTGGTGATGAGTTCGATATGGCAATCATCAGTGAAATCATCAACCCTGCTGATATTGAAGTCGCATGCGATTATGTAGATGTTATCCAAATCGGTGCACGTAACATGCAAAACTTTGAACTATTGAAAGCTGCTGGTGCAGTGAAAAAGCCAGTTCTTCTAAAAAGAGGACTTGCAGCTACGATTGATGAGTTCATCAATGCAGCTGAGTACATTATCTCTCAAGGTAATGACCAAATCATTTTGTGTGAGCGTGGAATCAGAACGTATGAGAAAGCTACACGTAATACATTAGATATCTCTGCTGTACCAATTTTAAAGAAAGAAACTCATTTACCTGTATTTGTGGATGTAACACATTCCACAGGTAGAAAAGATCTTCTATTGCCTACAGCAAAGGCAGCACTTGCAATCGGTGCGGATGGAGTGATGGCTGAAGTTCATCCTGATCCGGCAGTAGCACTTTCCGACGCGGCACAGCAGATGGACATCGATGAGTTCAATGAGTTCATCACTGAATTGCGCAGTCACTACGCATACAAATCATAA
- a CDS encoding YtxH domain-containing protein, with the protein MSEENKKEMNTNTDGINTKDFLIGTLIGGIVGATTALFLAPKSGRELREDITDQATQLKERTDNWKVQATEYTTELAETAKDKKNQLTKAITDQTQQVMDKVKQLREKNGDISMELQEQVQDIISEAATAIETESDEMTDEVKKRLEDTKAALEDVEKKLSANEEDKEEK; encoded by the coding sequence ATGAGCGAAGAGAACAAGAAAGAGATGAACACGAACACTGACGGTATTAACACGAAAGACTTTTTAATCGGTACATTAATTGGTGGAATTGTGGGAGCTACAACTGCATTGTTCCTGGCTCCTAAATCCGGTAGAGAGCTTCGTGAAGATATCACGGACCAGGCGACTCAATTAAAAGAACGAACAGATAACTGGAAGGTTCAAGCTACTGAATATACAACGGAGTTAGCTGAAACTGCCAAAGATAAGAAAAACCAATTGACTAAAGCCATTACGGATCAAACACAACAAGTGATGGATAAAGTAAAACAATTGCGCGAGAAAAATGGCGATATATCCATGGAGCTGCAAGAGCAGGTTCAAGATATCATTTCAGAAGCCGCTACTGCTATTGAAACGGAATCTGATGAAATGACAGATGAAGTGAAAAAGCGCCTTGAAGATACAAAAGCTGCGTTAGAAGACGTAGAGAAAAAGCTATCTGCAAACGAAGAAGACAAAGAAGAAAAATAA
- a CDS encoding aminopeptidase codes for MKDPRIQTLAKNLINYSVRLQKGEKVLIENFGLQRELVVALVDEAYKAGGYPFVSLKDVQVDRALLMGAQEEQYSMKADFEANVMKNMDAYIGLRSGDNIAELSDVPDDKQKIQGSTVGKKVHRDIRVPKTKWVVLRYPNASMAQLAKMSTEGFENFYFDVCNLDYGKMSNAMDALVELMNKTDKVRITGEGTDLTFSIKDIPAIKCAGEMNIPDGEVYTAPVKDSVNGTITYNTPSPYQGFTYENVKLTFRDGKIVEATANDSDRINKIFDTDEGARFIGEFAIGVNPYIQHPMQDILFDEKIDGSFHFTPGQAYEDAWNGNNSDIHWDMVMIQRPEYGGGEIYFDDVLIRKDGKFVVSELEGLNPENLK; via the coding sequence ATGAAGGATCCACGGATTCAAACTCTTGCAAAAAATTTAATCAACTATTCTGTTCGTCTTCAAAAAGGCGAAAAGGTATTAATCGAGAACTTCGGACTGCAAAGAGAACTTGTAGTAGCACTTGTCGATGAAGCTTATAAAGCTGGCGGATATCCATTCGTTTCATTAAAAGATGTTCAGGTAGACCGCGCCTTGTTAATGGGAGCTCAAGAAGAACAATATAGCATGAAAGCTGATTTTGAAGCAAATGTAATGAAAAACATGGACGCGTATATCGGGCTTCGTTCTGGCGACAACATCGCTGAATTATCCGATGTTCCGGATGACAAACAAAAAATCCAGGGCAGCACGGTTGGAAAGAAAGTTCACCGTGACATCCGTGTTCCAAAAACAAAGTGGGTGGTTCTGCGCTATCCGAATGCCAGCATGGCACAGCTTGCAAAAATGAGTACGGAAGGTTTTGAGAACTTCTATTTTGATGTATGTAATCTTGATTATGGGAAAATGAGCAATGCGATGGATGCTCTTGTTGAGCTGATGAATAAAACCGACAAGGTCCGTATTACAGGAGAAGGAACAGATCTAACATTCTCCATTAAAGATATTCCTGCCATTAAATGCGCAGGGGAAATGAATATCCCTGACGGTGAAGTATACACAGCACCTGTGAAGGATTCTGTTAATGGTACGATTACGTATAATACTCCATCTCCATACCAAGGCTTCACATATGAAAATGTGAAATTGACTTTCCGTGACGGTAAAATCGTGGAAGCAACAGCCAATGATTCTGACCGTATCAATAAGATTTTCGATACGGATGAAGGTGCACGTTTTATCGGGGAATTTGCAATCGGTGTTAACCCTTATATCCAACATCCGATGCAGGATATCCTATTTGACGAAAAGATTGACGGAAGCTTCCACTTCACACCTGGCCAGGCTTACGAAGACGCTTGGAACGGTAACAACTCTGACATTCATTGGGATATGGTAATGATTCAACGTCCTGAATATGGCGGAGGAGAAATCTATTTTGATGATGTATTGATCAGAAAAGATGGGAAGTTTGTGGTTTCAGAACTTGAGGGATTGAACCCGGAGAATTTGAAGTAA
- the ytxJ gene encoding bacillithiol system redox-active protein YtxJ, translating to MSKTIVQSVEEFDQIVQENDTFLFFKNSTTCPISHAAFEEFENFVADQDQVPCFYLNVQEARPLSNHIAETFDVKHESPQALLFKNGKVAWSATHWKITHSSLQENVK from the coding sequence ATGAGCAAAACTATCGTACAATCTGTAGAAGAATTCGATCAGATCGTTCAAGAAAATGATACTTTTTTATTCTTCAAAAACAGCACAACATGTCCAATCAGTCATGCAGCATTTGAAGAATTCGAAAACTTTGTAGCAGACCAAGATCAGGTTCCATGTTTTTATCTAAATGTCCAAGAAGCTAGACCACTCTCCAATCATATCGCGGAGACATTTGATGTAAAGCATGAATCTCCGCAAGCGTTATTATTTAAAAATGGAAAAGTTGCATGGAGTGCAACCCACTGGAAGATTACCCATTCTTCCCTTCAAGAGAACGTAAAATAA